The region TTCAGGAGTGCTTTTGTCGTCGGGATTGATTGCTGGTGGAGCCATCGCGGGGATTGCACTTGCCATTTTAGCTCTCCAAGGTGGCTTCAGCGAAACGATTCATCTTGGTTCGATTTTACCCGGATTGTCTCAGAGTGACGGTTTTGCTCTCACAGCATTTCTTGGCTTAGCTACCTTTGTGTTCTTCGTAGGCACCGGAAAGTTATTAGGAACTAAAGCGAGGTAGTTCTTTCGCGAACGAAATTAGATATCATTTCTTGCTTAAATTAGATTTCATCTTGCTTAAGCTGGTGCGGGATTAGTTAGCTGATCTATGCTTGCCAAAAGAATCTATTGAGTCGCCGATTGGTAAGTGCCAACGTACTCTTGAGAAATACACAGTGTTGAGTTAGTTAGCAGACTCTTTCTTTTCGAAAGCTTCTTTTGAAGAAGCGGCTTCGTTAGAGCTAACAAGCTCTCCAGAAATACGCGCTTTTTTACCTTCAAGATTTCTAATGTAATAGAGTTTTGCACGGCGAACTTGCCCACGAGCAATTAACTGAATGTTATCGATGGCAGGGCTTGAAAATGGAAATGTTCTTTCAACTCCGACGCCGCTAGAAATTTTTCTAACAGTGAAGGCGCGAGTTATTCCTGACCCTTGAACCTTGATCACTAAGCCTTTGTACTTTTGGATTCTTTCTTTTTCGCCCTCTTTTACGCGAACTGAAACCTCAACCGTGTCACCTGGAGTGAGAGCGATTTTGTGGATCTTGGGCGTGCGGCCTACGGTAATTCGGCGGATGAGATCTTGCATAAGAGGCTCCTAAAACTTTTACGAAGAGAAAGGGATACCCCATTCTCGCAGTAAAGGTCAAACTTTTCCCTGCCAACCCATCGACTTTTTTACGTTTTCTGGCAGCTCCCTCGCCCAGACGAGCGCTTCTTCGATTTCCTCCGTTAACGCTTTAGATGTACGGACTGGCCTACGAAAAGCCATTGGTGAGAGCGGCGTGCCATCATCCGTGCTGCTCTCTACTCGTGCCGCGCCCTCCATACCGCTCTCTAGGGTCGGTTGGCCGCCACGAGATGGGCCTTTACCCATCAACAAGTCCCTTCGAAAAAGCCACGTTTCAACTAGACTTGCGCGTCTTCGAAACTTCGCAATTTCGCCGTGATGCCCCCCAGTCAGAACCGAGGGCACCTCAAGATCGCGCCAAACCTCTGGCCGCGTAAACGTGGGTCCTTCAAGTAAACCGCCCACCCCTTCAGAAAAACTGTCTTGAGCTGCCGACTCGCCGTGGCCTAAAAACCCTGGCACAAAACGACTCACAGCTTCAATAAACACCAGCGCTGCCGTTTCACCCCCGTTCAGAACGTAGTCGCCAACTGAGATTTCTCTCGCTCCTGCGGCCACAATAAGTCGTTTGTCAAAGCCCGCGTAACGTCCGCAGAGAAGTCCTACAGCAGGATGGGTAGGCTTCGAAGCATTCGCCAGCAGACTTTGTGCAAAAGTGTGAGCCATTTTTGCCGTCAGTCGCTCACCTTGAGGAGAAAAGCAGATAAGTTCGTCAACAGGATTTTGCTCTATGGCGCTTGCCCATGGCTCCGCCATGAAGCACATGCCATCGCCACCCCCGAAAGGTCGGTCATCAACAGTTTTGTGTTTGCTCTGAGAATAGTCGCGAGGATTCACTAAGTGAAATTTCAGCAATCCTTTTTCGACGGCTTTTGATGTTAGCCCAGCGCTCAAAGGAGATTGAAAAAATTCCGGGAAAATAGAATAGATGTTAAACTGAATCACTCTCTGAAGTATCTAAATGTTTAACCACTCTAAAGCAAACGAGTTCTCCGCTTTATGTAAAGCTTATTTTGTTGGGCACCCGCGCTTTTGCTCGCTATCCTACAACTTCGATCACCGGCAAAAACGCCTTTAAGAGTAGTTGCAGAACTATGTGTCACGGAAACTGGTACACAAGAAACCATGCTATAAAACAATCCAATAGACAGCCAAGGGGACAAGCGGCGAAAGCTTAGGTTCGCCGCTGAGGTAAAATCTGCTTAGTTCAGTTGCTGCGAACTTGTAACAGTAGCAATCCACTCGGAGACCGCGTTCACCTTAGAGTAGACGCCGTATTTGTCTGCACGTGCGCAACCGGCACCCCAACTCACAACACCTACGAGAATTGGTGCTCCATCGCCTCCTTTGACCATAAGTGGGCCGCCGGAATCTCCCTGGCAAGAATCCTTTCCGCCTTCTTTGTAGCCGGCGCAAATCATTCTATCAGAAACACCACCGTTGTAAGAAGTCGGAAGATTACAATCGGCTTGTGATACGAGCGGAACATCTACTTTTTGTAGCGTATTTGATAAACTTCCCCACTCACGAGTGTAACCCCATCCTGCAACGGTAGATAAAATTTCAGAACTAGCATCGGTGTGAGAAGGAATGTTGATCTCTGTAGAGTTCAAACCGATACCGGCGAAAGTGGTTGGCTGAGCAAGATAAAGAAGTGCAAAATCAAAGTCTTTCGAACCGTAGTTTGGATGAAGAAATGACTTTTCAATTTGAAGTCTTTCTTCCCCTTCGCTTTCATCGAGGTTATGTAATCCGGCAACCACTTCGATGACCCTTCCCGCCCGAATACAATGTGCTGCCGTTAATACCCATCGCTGCGCAATAATAGAACCGGCACAAAAATGTTTTTGATTAGTTTGCAAAGAGACGAGCGATGGAAACTCCCCTTTGTTCGCATCAACTCCCCCGACTATTTTTGTTTTCTCTGCGAGCGGCTTCGCACTCACTTGCAAACACTGCACGCTAGTAAAAACTAAAGCGCAGCAAAAAGTAATCTTACCCCACATAAGATTGATCCCCCCGTTTTTTGTGTAACTTCGTTGTTACAGTCTTCCAGTTTTCAAGGGAGGTTACTCTTTGCCTACCAACAACTTTTCTTTGATCGGGAATCTAGGCTAACCTCTTGGCTTTTAGCTTGTCGTTCATCGAGTCTTGCTAGACGAAATTACGGGTGATCACTCCAAGGCACGCGGGAGAGAAGTTTATAAAAAACCCTAGATGTAACTTGGGGGTAAAGTGCTGACGAGGCATTGCCGGAAGAAAAACTGCTCAGAATTCTCGCGATATCGGAGTGCGGTCAACTGTGTAACTACTTTGCAAGAGCGCCAAAAAAGAGCCTAGACGTGAACAGTGGTGTTCACAGGTTCGTAGGCTATCTAGTTGTAACAACAGCGGCTTTTGCCTTCGTCTGCCGTTCACAACCTGCCGATAAATTGGACCAAGGTTTGCAATTCTGTGAACAACATGAAACAAGAAAGCAATTTAAAACCTCGTATTTATGATTTCACAGACTTCAGGGTGTATCTCAAAGCGATTTACGAACACAATAAGTCTGAACACAATTTTTCCTATGCAGCATTTGCGGAGCGTGCGGGGTTAAAGGCACGTAGCTTCCTGCGAACTGTCATAACGGGTAAGCGTAATTTAACCCCTGACGCAATTTCGAAGTTTATCGTAGGGCTTAGTCTTGAGTTCAATGAGGCAGAAGCCTTCAAGGCGCTTGTCCATTACAACCAAGCAAGTGATTTTAAAGCTCGGCAGCACTATTGGGAGACTTTTCTTAAACTTAGGCCAAACTCAGAAAGACGTCACAGAGTTAAAGATGAGTATTTGTATCTTGCACGCATGGCTTACCCGATTCTCCTGATTCTCCTCAGACAACCCCATACGAACAAAGCAAAGAGTGCACTCGCCTCGATGACTGGATTAAAAATGTCAGAGGTCGAAGATGGCTTACAAACTCTTACAGAGCTGGGCGCGATATCGGTTTCTCATGATGGCCAAATCACCGTGAATTCAGATGGGTTTGTGACCACCAATGATACTCCAAGCATCGCAAGGCAGACCTTTCACACAAATATGCTCGACAAAGCCAAAGAGTGTTTGAATCTTGATCCTTCTGAAAGAGAATTTCAGTCGATGATGATACCTCTTACTAAAGAAGAATTCCTTTACTTGAAGGAGCGCATTCGTGCTCTCGTCAGCGAAGTTGATGAAAAATTTGGCGGCAGACGACCAAAATCTGAACGAGCCTATGCTCTAAACATTAATTTAATACCAATTACACCTGAATTTATCCGCAGTGAGCAAAAGGCTGCGAGTCAGAAGCCGGGTGATGTTAGCAAAAACCCGGAGGTTTTACTATGAGAACGTTAATTGTCTTTTCATTGTTGTTACATGCATTGCCGCTTCAAGCAGCTCAAGAGAGATCCAGGTCAACTGGAGACGGTGTGGGCCACAGTCAAGGCGCAAGGAGCGCTTCACGCGCAGAAGGTGTCGGGAACATTGCCAGGGGCGAAGGCGTCGGTAACAAAGAAGGCGTCGGCAATATCGCCCGCGGTGAAGGCGTTAGGAATATATTTGGTGAAGGAGTAGGGAATATCGTGCGCGAACCTCTTTTCTTGGCCGAAAATAAAGAGCCCCTAAGCAACAAACTTTATGTTTCATTTCCAGAGTCGTACACCTTTGCAATGCGAACCGAGAATCAAGCGACACTAACAAACAACAATTCATTGAAGTCTGATAAAAAGAAATCAAAGTTGCATTTTCAAAGGCTTCAATCCGGCCCCTACGAAGGAATTACCAGCTTACTCGAACTGGAAGCCACGTTGAATCAGAAACAACAAAAATGGCGTCCAGTGCAGTTTCTAAAAGCCGCAGGATTCGTCCACTATTCAAAAAGATCAAAAGACCACTTCATTGCCGAGTATATGCTTTTGACCGATCAGAATAACGTCATACGAGTTAACATAGACTCACAAAGTAGTTACAGCGGCGTCTCCTCTGTAGAGAATATCTTGAGAACCTTAACAGGTGATACTACGCCACCTTTAGTTAAACGGATGACTCTACACGGAAAATGGAACTACCGGGCAGGCGAAGAAGTAATACTAATATCGGAAATTATTGAGGACGAGTCAGGTCTCGCTAAGTTTAAGAATCTCGATGCCACATTTCTATCTGACGACAACACCAAATTCTTTAAATCGGAGGTTAAATTTCGCTCGCTAGCGGGCCCAATGGATATGAACCCAAAGGAGAAATATCTCTACGCTATAGAACTCAACATTCCTAAAAATGCAATGACCGGCAAATACTACTTAAATAGCATTTTTGTTAGCGACAACGACTTTAATCATCAAGTCATTAAACTTAAAGCAAACAAAGATGTTTATGCCTCAAGCCAGTTTCGTAAAGGTCGATATATCCCGCAACCGATAGGTAAAATTCGTAGAATTGAACTTAATGTAATGGGTGAATTTCAGTCGGATATGTACTCAGCTAAACTTCGAGGTATTTCCTTTAAGAATGATAGGGTTAAGCCGGGCAACAAAGTAGAAGCCGTTGTGGATTTGGCCCCCGCTCCAAACAAAAATCTGCCGTGGGACCAACAGACTCGACTTATTATTGGCGACATAAGACCCGTTAGCGAATCGCGGGAATCTCGCACTGCGGTGATTAGTTATAGCGATGAAAACGCATCCACTTCCCTCGGTGACATTGTTCTTGACGGCGCTGTTGATTTAGCCGCAAAGCCTGGTCGGAGTTTATTGAGCGAAGTAGAGCTTTATAATAAGGATGGCAGCAAAGTAAAATACACCGCTGATTTAAAATCAAATAAATACGTGGAGCACGTAGTACAAACTCTTGCCGGCTATGTTAAAGATCGTGATGGGATAACGACCACGACGGAGATTCCAGTCGCCCATTTAGAAATTGAACCCGATGTTCGGAATGACAAAGCCGGTCCTGTTATCTCGGCCATCAAGATTGTCGGCGCATTTCGTCTATCAAATTCGAGTTTGGAGTTTCTCGTTCACATAAGCGACAGCTCCAGCGGTGTTTCACCAAACGCCTCTGTTAGCGCGATGCTAAGGTCGGATCTTGTAAACGGAAACGTATCGGCGGCCCGAGTAAGTAACGAAATTATAACTTATTCTAACGTAACAGCTAACTCGGCTGCTATGTCGACGAAGAAAATTCCGGCTGATCGAAATTGGTTTAAACTTCTACCCTCTTTAAACCCCATCGGAAGAAACTACCCTACGGGAGTTTTTTATACTCTCACAGAACTAGAGGTTAAAGATCGAGCCGGCAACGAAACCTACCTTATTGCAGACAAAACTGACGGTACCTATCACGTTCAAGAAAAGCGAAGCTCTAAAGACTTAGGAAGCACAGGTATTCCGATAGTACG is a window of Bdellovibrionales bacterium CG10_big_fil_rev_8_21_14_0_10_45_34 DNA encoding:
- a CDS encoding trypsin, translated to MWGKITFCCALVFTSVQCLQVSAKPLAEKTKIVGGVDANKGEFPSLVSLQTNQKHFCAGSIIAQRWVLTAAHCIRAGRVIEVVAGLHNLDESEGEERLQIEKSFLHPNYGSKDFDFALLYLAQPTTFAGIGLNSTEINIPSHTDASSEILSTVAGWGYTREWGSLSNTLQKVDVPLVSQADCNLPTSYNGGVSDRMICAGYKEGGKDSCQGDSGGPLMVKGGDGAPILVGVVSWGAGCARADKYGVYSKVNAVSEWIATVTSSQQLN
- a CDS encoding 50S ribosomal protein L19; the encoded protein is MQDLIRRITVGRTPKIHKIALTPGDTVEVSVRVKEGEKERIQKYKGLVIKVQGSGITRAFTVRKISSGVGVERTFPFSSPAIDNIQLIARGQVRRAKLYYIRNLEGKKARISGELVSSNEAASSKEAFEKKESAN
- a CDS encoding tRNA (guanosine(37)-N1)-methyltransferase TrmD; this encodes MLQRVIQFNIYSIFPEFFQSPLSAGLTSKAVEKGLLKFHLVNPRDYSQSKHKTVDDRPFGGGDGMCFMAEPWASAIEQNPVDELICFSPQGERLTAKMAHTFAQSLLANASKPTHPAVGLLCGRYAGFDKRLIVAAGAREISVGDYVLNGGETAALVFIEAVSRFVPGFLGHGESAAQDSFSEGVGGLLEGPTFTRPEVWRDLEVPSVLTGGHHGEIAKFRRRASLVETWLFRRDLLMGKGPSRGGQPTLESGMEGAARVESSTDDGTPLSPMAFRRPVRTSKALTEEIEEALVWARELPENVKKSMGWQGKV